The following are encoded in a window of Phaseolus vulgaris cultivar G19833 chromosome 3, P. vulgaris v2.0, whole genome shotgun sequence genomic DNA:
- the LOC137808275 gene encoding cysteine proteinase COT44-like, which yields MPSMLIPTLLLLSFTFSHATAISIINYSENEVMDMYEEWLMKHRKVYNGLDEKEKRFQVFKDNLGFIQDHNAQNNTYTLGLNKFADITNEEYRAMYLGTRTDAKRRVMKTQNTGHRYAYNSGYQLPVHVDWRLKGAVGPIKDQGNCGSCWAFSTVAAVEGINNIVTGEFVSLSEQELVDCDREYDEGCNGGLMDYAFQFIIQNGGIDTEEDYPYQGIDGTCDQTKKKTKVVQIDGYEDVPSNNENALKKAVSHQPVSVAIEASGRALQLYQSGVFTGKCGTALDHGVVVVGYGTENGVDYWLVRNSWGTGWGEDGYFKMERNVRSTSEGKCGIAMDCSYPVKYGLNSAVPSSVYESTEASISSA from the exons ATGCCTTCAATGCTGATACCCACCTTGCTCCTCCTTTCCTTCACGTTCTCACATGCCACCGCCATCTCCATCATCAATTACTCCGAAAACGAGGTCATGGACATGTACGAGGAGTGGTTGATGAAGCACCGGAAGGTGTACAATGGGTTGGATGAGAAGGAAAAGAGGTTTCAAGTGTTCAAGGACAACCTAGGATTCATACAAGACCACAACGCTCAGAACAACACATACACACTTGGGTTGAACAAATTTGCTGATATCACCAATGAGGAATACCGTGCCATGTATTTGGGCACCAGAACTGATGCCAAACGCAGGGTCATGAAAACCCAGAACACCGGTCACCGCTATGCTTACAACTCCGGCTACCAGTTGCCGGTGCATGTGGATTGGAGGTTGAAAGGTGCAGTTGGTCCAATCAAAGATCAGGGAAATTGTG GAAGTTGTTGGGCGTTCTCAACAGTGGCTGCTGTGGAAGGTATAAATAACATAGTTACAGGGGAGTTTGTGTCCCTATCAGAACAAGAGCTTGTGGACTGTGACAGAGAGTATGATGAAGGATGCAACGGTGGCCTCATGGACTACGCATTCCAGTTCATCATTCAAAATGGTGGCATAGACACAGAAGAAGATTATCCATACCAGGGCATTGATGGAACTTGTGATCAAACTAAG AAAAAGACCAAGGTAGTGCAAATTGATGGTTACGAGGATGTTCCATCAAATAACGAGAATGCCTTAAAGAAAGCTGTTTCTCATCAACCCGTAAGCGTTGCTATTGAAGCCTCTGGCAGGGCTTTGCAACTTTATCAATCT GGTGTGTTTACTGGTAAATGTGGAACAGCGTTAGATCATGGTGTGGTGGTTGTTGGATATGGGACTGAAAATGGTGTGGATTACTGGCTGGTGAGGAATTCATGGGGCACTGGATGGGGTGAGGATGGCTATTTCAAGATGGAGCGCAACGTGAGAAGCACCTCAGAAGGGAAGTGTGGAATTGCAATGGACTGTTCCTACCCTGTTAAGTATGGTCTAAACTCTGCAGTTCCTAGTTCAGTTTATGAAAGCACTGAGGCATCTATTAGCAGTGCTTGA
- the LOC137808276 gene encoding uncharacterized protein codes for MKPKPYSFPLLNRYFCAQSPPLMAQTPACLDAEQPHDDDDHQQHLGFPARSLSGESRAERAWAHWAKLGRPRFIVAPMVDNSELPFRMLCRKYGAQGAYTPMLHSRIFSETEKYRNEEFTTCKEDRPLFVQFCANDPDVLLEAARKVERHCDYVDINLGCPQRIAKRGNYGAFLMDNLPVVKSLVEKLAGNLEVPVSCKIRLFPNLEDTLKYARMLEEAGCMLLAVHGRTRDEKDGKKFRADWKAIRAVKNAVRIPVLANGNIRHMDDVRNCLEETEVEGVLSAETLLENPAIFAGFRTAQWMSESEGTNVDGKLDQADLLIEYLKLCEKYPVPWRMIRSHVHKLLGGWFSLQPHIREELNKQSILTFEFLYDMVDRLRGTGTRIPLYKETRVELKSDSYSD; via the exons ATGAAACCTAAACCCTATTCCTTTCCCCTTCTCAACCGATATTTTTGCGCGCAATCTCCTCCTCTCATGGCCCAAACCCCAGCATGTCTCGATGCAGAACAACCGCACGACGACGACGACCATCAGCAGCACTTGGGTTTCCCGGCCCGGAGTCTAAGCGGAGAGTCTCGGGCGGAACGGGCATGGGCTCACTGGGCCAAGTTGGGCCGACCCAGATTCATAGTCGCCCCAATGGTTGACAATTCGGAGTTGCCGTTTCGAATGCTGTGCCGCAAATACGGTGCCCAGGGCGCCTACACCCCCATGCTCCATTCCCGTATTTTCTCCGAGACCGAAAAGTATAGGAATGAAGAATTTACCACTTGCAAG GAGGATCGACCGCTCTTTGTTCAATTCTGTGCCAACGACCCTGATGTGTTGTTGGAAGCTGCACGCAAGGTCGAGCGTCATTGTGATTATGTTGATATTAATCTTGG GTGTCCCCAGCGCATTGCTAAACGGGGAAACTATGGTGCCTTTTTGATGGATAACCTTCCTGTTGTGAAATCTCTAGTGGAAAAATTAGCTGGAAACCTCGAAGTTCCTGTTTCATGTAAGATTAGGCTCTTTCCCAATTTAGAAGACACTTTGAAGTATGCTAGGATGCTTGAAGAGGCTGGTTGTATGCTTTTAGCTGTTCATGGCAGGACCAGAGATGAGAAGGATGGGAAGAAATTTCGGGCAGACTGGAAAGCTATCAGGGCTGTGAAAAATGCAGTCAGGATCCCAGTCCTTGCAAATGGGAACATACGGCACATGGATGACGTTAGAAACTGTTTGGAAGAAACAGAGGTTGAAGGGGTGCTTTCTGCTGAGACCCTGCTTGAAAATCCTGCTATCTTTGCTGGATTTCGAACTGCTCAATGGATGTCTGAAAGTGAAGGAACCAACGTGGATGGAAAACTGGACCAGGCAGATCTGCTAATAGAGTACTTAAAACTTTGTGAAAAGTACCCTGTGCCATGGAGAATGATTCGTTCTCATGTTCATAAATTGTTGGGAGGCTGGTTCAGCCTTCAGCCTCACATCAGGGAGGAGCTAAACAAGCAATCTATACTGACTTTTGAATTTCTTTATGACATGGTAGATCGACTTAGGGGTACAGGTACAAGAATTCCACTTTACAAAGAGACACGAGTGGAACTTAAATCAGACAGTTACTCAGATTGA
- the LOC137808278 gene encoding probable WRKY transcription factor 15 isoform X2, translating into MAVELMTGYRTTTFTTKAEENAVQEAASGLESVEKLIRLLSQTPQQYNSSNQIAIDCKAVADLAVSKFKNVISLLGPGPGPTPTGHARFRRAPLPPPPPPPPPSSTQPSQPSVFHATPLHQIPKTDNTLNNDPSSKTIYFSYPTPATSFISSLTADAHTKQPSSSSPPPPAPGAFHITSLSHVSSAGKPPLSSSSSFKRKCSSENLPSGKCGSSSSRCHCSKKRKMRLKRVVRVPAISLKMADIPPDDYSWRKYGQKPIKGSPHPRGYYKCSSVRGCPARKHVERALDDPAMLVVTYEGEHNHALSAADATNLILESS; encoded by the exons ATGGCCGTGGAGCTCATGACGGGGTACAGAACCACCACTTTCACAACCAAAGCCGAGGAAAATGCCGTCCAAGAAGCCGCCTCCGGTTTGGAGAGCGTGGAGAAGCTAATCAGACTCCTCTCTCAGACCCCCCAACAATACAACTCCTCCAATCAAATCGCCATCGACTGCAAGGCCGTCGCTGACCTCGCAGTTTCCAAGTTCAAAAACGTCATTTCGCTCCTCGGCCCGGGCCCAGGCCCAACCCCAACCGGCCACGCCCGCTTCCGAAGAGCTCCTctccctcctcctcctcctcctccgcCTCCTTCTTCCACACAACCCTCCCAACCTTCCGTCTTCCACGCCACCCCTCTGCACCAAATCCCCAAAACAGACAACACCCTCAACAACGACCCCTCTTCCAAAACCATTTATTTCTCCTACCCCACCCCCGCCACTTCCTTCATCTCCTCCCTCACCGCCGACGCCCACACCAAACAACCCTCTTCCTCCTCGCCGCCCCCGCCTGCGCCGGGGGCTTTCCACATCACCTCTCTCTCTCACGTCTCGTCCGCGGGGAAGCCTCCcctctcctcctcctcctctttCAAGAGGAAGTGCAGCTCTGAGAACTTGCCTTCTGGAAAGTGCGGTAGCTCCTCTAGCCGCTGCCATTGCTCCAAAAAGAG GAAAATGAGGTTGAAGAGGGTGGTGAGGGTACCGGCTATAAGCTTGAAGATGGCTGATATTCCACCAGATGATTATTCTTGGAGGAAGTATGGTCAGAAACCAATCAAAGGATCCCCTCATCCAAG GGGTTACTACAAGTGCAGTAGCGTTAGAGGGTGTCCAGCGCGCAAGCATGTGGAACGAGCTTTGGATGATCCAGCTATGCTGGTGGTAACCTATGAGGGGGAGCACAATCACGCTCTCTCTGCGGCTGATGCTACTAACCTTATTCTTGAATCATCTTGA
- the LOC137808278 gene encoding probable WRKY transcription factor 15 isoform X1 — protein sequence MAVELMTGYRTTTFTTKAEENAVQEAASGLESVEKLIRLLSQTPQQYNSSNQIAIDCKAVADLAVSKFKNVISLLGPGPGPTPTGHARFRRAPLPPPPPPPPPSSTQPSQPSVFHATPLHQIPKTDNTLNNDPSSKTIYFSYPTPATSFISSLTADAHTKQPSSSSPPPPAPGAFHITSLSHVSSAGKPPLSSSSSFKRKCSSENLPSGKCGSSSSRCHCSKKSRKMRLKRVVRVPAISLKMADIPPDDYSWRKYGQKPIKGSPHPRGYYKCSSVRGCPARKHVERALDDPAMLVVTYEGEHNHALSAADATNLILESS from the exons ATGGCCGTGGAGCTCATGACGGGGTACAGAACCACCACTTTCACAACCAAAGCCGAGGAAAATGCCGTCCAAGAAGCCGCCTCCGGTTTGGAGAGCGTGGAGAAGCTAATCAGACTCCTCTCTCAGACCCCCCAACAATACAACTCCTCCAATCAAATCGCCATCGACTGCAAGGCCGTCGCTGACCTCGCAGTTTCCAAGTTCAAAAACGTCATTTCGCTCCTCGGCCCGGGCCCAGGCCCAACCCCAACCGGCCACGCCCGCTTCCGAAGAGCTCCTctccctcctcctcctcctcctccgcCTCCTTCTTCCACACAACCCTCCCAACCTTCCGTCTTCCACGCCACCCCTCTGCACCAAATCCCCAAAACAGACAACACCCTCAACAACGACCCCTCTTCCAAAACCATTTATTTCTCCTACCCCACCCCCGCCACTTCCTTCATCTCCTCCCTCACCGCCGACGCCCACACCAAACAACCCTCTTCCTCCTCGCCGCCCCCGCCTGCGCCGGGGGCTTTCCACATCACCTCTCTCTCTCACGTCTCGTCCGCGGGGAAGCCTCCcctctcctcctcctcctctttCAAGAGGAAGTGCAGCTCTGAGAACTTGCCTTCTGGAAAGTGCGGTAGCTCCTCTAGCCGCTGCCATTGCTCCAAAAAGAG TAGGAAAATGAGGTTGAAGAGGGTGGTGAGGGTACCGGCTATAAGCTTGAAGATGGCTGATATTCCACCAGATGATTATTCTTGGAGGAAGTATGGTCAGAAACCAATCAAAGGATCCCCTCATCCAAG GGGTTACTACAAGTGCAGTAGCGTTAGAGGGTGTCCAGCGCGCAAGCATGTGGAACGAGCTTTGGATGATCCAGCTATGCTGGTGGTAACCTATGAGGGGGAGCACAATCACGCTCTCTCTGCGGCTGATGCTACTAACCTTATTCTTGAATCATCTTGA